The sequence GGGGCGGCCGCGAACGGCGCTGTGCGGAGTGTCTGGCGTGGACGCAGCGATGGCCGTGCTCAAGCGTATTGAGCAGGGCTTGCCCGGGACGCTGGTCGCTTTTGAAGGAATGTGGCCCGAATTTTGCTCCTTTGCGGCGCGTGCGACCGGAAACACGTTCCCGCTCGCCTCGCAGCATCAACTGTGCCTGCTCGTGGAGTGCGACTGTCCGCTTGGCGAAACCAGCTCGGATGCGTTCGACGCCTTGATCATGGAGCTGCACGAGCAGCATCTGATCGCCGAGGCAGTGGTCGCCAACTCGGAGGCGCAGCGCCAGCGGCTTTGGAAATTTCGCGATGCGACGGCATACTTCAACCAGTACCTGCCAGGCCATGCTTCATTTGATATCGGTTTTCGGCCGCCCGGCTTGGGCGAGGCCACCGACGCGCTGCGGGCCGCATTGCAGGGACGATGGCCCGAGGCAACGACGCTCTTCTTCGGCCATCTCGGGGATGGCAACCTCCATATCGTCCTCTTCGCGAATGGGCACCCGTCCGGCTTCGATGCCGAGGCGGAGGAACTGGTATACGCGGTCACGGCCTCGCTCGGCGGAACGATCTCGGCCGAACATGGAATCGGGCGCTGGAAGCGGCCGTACTTGCAGTTCAGCCGCACAGCGGAAGAGATCGAATTCATGCGTGTCATCAAGTCGACGCTGGATCCCAGGGGAATTCTCAATCCCGGTCGATTGTTGTAGCCGTCCGTGTTGTCCATCCGCCAATTGACGGGCTCACCCTCGGGCGCAGCCGGCGGAGGATCAGGATCGACCATTTGTGCGCATTTGCTCCAGAACCGGACGAACGTCCCGCCCGGCCATCTCGGCCAATGTCCCCAGCATGGCGTCAAAGACCCGGTTTCGACCCAGCGCCGTAGAGCGGCCCGATCAGCGCCCATCGTCCAATAAGCGGATCCGTTCACCCAAGTTCGTAGGTTGGGTCGCGGCATGCGAACGCAACAACAATGGGTGCCGCTGAGCGGTGGGATGTCGGGTTCGCTTGCGGCGAACCCGACCTACGCTCGACTGTAAAGGGGTCGACAGAGGTGTCTCCCCGACTGCCTCTACCCTACAGCCCCACCGCCCCCGGCGGCGCGAGCGACAGGCGGCGGGCGGCGGCGAGCAGGGTGTCGAGCAGCGCGCCCTGCCGCTCTTCCGGCGTGTCCAGCGGCGTGACCAGGCACAGCGTCGCCACCGCCCGCCCGTCCCGGTCCACCACCGGCGCCGCCAGGCAGCGGGTGAAACGGTCGACCAGCTCCTGGGTCACGGCATAGCCGCGCGCCCGCGCCGCCTCGGTCTCGGCGACGAAATCCTTCGGCTCGATCCGCTCGCCCGAGGGCAGCGTGAAGTCCTCGGCCGGGACGAAGCCGGCGATCTCAGCCGCGGTCATGTGGGCGACCAGCAGGCGGCCGGACGCGGTCCAGGGGATCGGCAGCCGGATCCCGACCTCCGAGGTGATGCGGAAGGTGCGGCGCCCCGGCTCGTTCAGCATCACCACGTATTTGTCGCCGTCGAGCATGCAGAACTGCGCCGTCTCGCCGGTCTCGGTCGCCAGCCCCAGCACCTCGCGCCGGGCCCGGCTCAGCAGGTCGACGCCGGCGACATAGGTCTGGGCGTAGTAGTGCACGGCGCGGCCGAAGAACACCGCCCCGCCGTCGCCCGCCGGCTCCAGGATCCGCGCCGCGGTCAGCCGGCCGACGATCTCGTAGAGGGTCGAGCGCGGCGCGCCGGTCGCCTTGGCCAGCTCGCCCATCCGCACCGGCCCGCGCCGCGCCTGCAGATGCTCCAGGATCGCCACCACCCGGTCGATCCCCCGCTCCCGGCTGGTTGCCATGGCTCCCCCCTTCGCCGCGCTCGATTGCATTCGCCTCGAGCCGAGCCTATCGTACCGATTGTCCGACATACAAGATCATTGTCCGATATACCGGACAGAAAACGTGGAGGCTGAGATGCGCATCGTGACCCGGACCCTGCTGTCCGCCCACACTTTGACGTCAGTCTGCGCCGCCGCCCTGCTGCTGGGCACCGCCGGCGGCGCCCTGGCGGCCGACAAGCTCCAGGAGGTGCTGAGCCGCGGCAAGCTGATCGTCGGCACCGGCAGCACCAACCCGCCCTGGCATTTCAAGACCGAGCAGGGCGACCTCGCCGGCTTCGACATCGACATCGCCAGGATCATCGCCAAGGGGCTGTTCAACGACCCCAGCAAGGTCGAGTTCGTGGTCCAGTCCTCCGACGCCCGGATCCCGAACCTGACCACCGACAAGGTCGACATCACCTGCCAGTTCATCACCGTCACCGCCGCCCGGGCGCAGCAGGTGAACTTCACCATCCCCTACTACCGGGAAGGCGTCGGCCTGCTGCTGATGAAGGACGGCCGCTACAAGAGCTATGACGAGCTGAAGGCGGCGGGCAGCGGCGTCACCGTCTCGGTGCTGCAGAACGTCTATGCCGAGGCCATGGTGCATGCGGCGCTGCCGGAGGCGGCGGTCGACCAGTACGAAAGCACCGACCTGATGTACGAGGCGCTGAACTCCGGCCGCGCCGACGCCGCCGCCACCGACATGTCGTCGCTGCGCTGGTTCATGAAGCAGAACCCGGACCGCTATGTCGACGCCGGCTATGGCTGGAACCCGCAGACCTATTCCTGCGCCGTGAAGAAGGGCGACCAGGACTGGCTGAACTTCGTCGACACCGCGCTGCACGAGGCGATGACCGGGGTCGAGTTCGACACCTACGCCGCCTCCTTCGAGCAGTGGTTCGGCCAGCGCCCGCCGGCGCCCGCGATCGGGTTTCCCACCGAGATGCGCTGAGCCCTCGCCCAAACCTTCCTCGCCATCCCCGCGAAAGCGGGAATCTCGTCCCGCTCCTGTGGCGAAGAGATCCCTGCTTGCGCGGGGATGACGGGGTCGGGAAGGCGGATCCGCGGAGAATACAGGGTGAACTACCAGTTCAATTTCGGTGCGGTCTGGGACAGCCGCGACCTGCTGCTGAGCGGCCTGGCGCTCGGGCTCGGCCTCGCCGTGGTGTCGATCCTGATCGGCTGCGTCATCGGCCTGGTCGGCGCCTTCGCCGCCACCTCGCGCAGCCGGGTCGCCCGCGGCCTCGCCTCCGGTTACGTCACATTCTTCCGCAACCTGCCGATCCTGGTGATCCTGCTGTTCGTGTTCTTCGCCCTGCCGCGGGCCGGGATCCGCCTGGACAAGATCGACAGCTTCGTCGCTTCGCTCTCGGTCTATGCCGGCGCCTATCTGATCGAGGTGTTCCGCGCCGGCATCCAGTCGGTGCCGAAGGGCGTGGTCGAGGCCGGCACCGCGCTGGGCCTGCGGCCGATGCAGATCCGCCGGCTGCTGGTGGCGCCCTTGATGCTGCGCAACATCCTGCCGGCGCTGGGCAGCAACTTCATCTCGCTGTTCAAGGACACCTCGCTGGCCGCCGCCATCGCGGTGCCGGAGCTGACCTTCTACGCCCGCAAGATCAACACCGAGAGCTTCCGCGTGATCGAGACCTGGCTGGTGACCAGCCTGCTCTATGTCTGCGCCTGCACCCTGATCGCCTTCCTGCTGCGCCGGCTCGAGGCGCGGCTGCGGCTGCCCTGAGGGATCGCCGATGGACGCCTTCCTGCAGCAGCTCTGGGCCGCCCGCTGGGCCCTGCTCGACGGGGCCTGGCTGACGGTGCAGATCTCCGTCGTGTCGATCGCCGCCGGCACCGTCTTCGGCGTGCTGGTCGGGCTGGCCCTGACCTATGGCGGCCGCGTCCTGCGCTGGCCGGCGCGGCTGTTCGTCGACTTCATCCGCGGCACGCCGGTGCTGGTCCTGGTGCTGGCCGCCTTCTACGTCCTCTCCGTCGTCGGCATCCAGCTGACCGCGGTGCAGGCCGGCATCTTCGCGCTGGCCGTGTTCTGCAGCTCGCATGTCGGCGAGATCGTGCGCGGCGCGCTGCAGGCGATCCCGCCGGGCCAGACCGAGGCGGCGAAGTCGCTCGGCCTCGGCTTCCGCCAGACCGTCGTCCTGGTCCTGCTGCCGCAGGCGCTGCGCCAGATCCTGCCCAGCTGGGTCAACACCGGCACCGAGATGGTCAAGGCCTCGACCCTCTTGTCGGTGATCGGCGTCACCGAGCTGCTGCTGACCACCAAGGAGGTGATCAGCCGCAACTATATGAGCCTGCAGTTCTACCTGTTCGCCGCGGTGGTCTACTTCGTCGTCAACTTCGCCATCGAGCGCCTCGGCAAGACCCTCGCCCGCCGCACCGCCCTGAAGTGACCACCCGGGCGGCGGGATGCGCTGCCGCAAGACATCCCATTCTCTCCAAAATTGCCTCAAATAAATATTACCTGTTTATGCAAGATCCAACTTGAAATCCGATGCAGATCATTTGGTTCAATTTTGTCATGTCGGAGAACAAGATTTCGATAGATAGAATCCACTCCCTATTCCGACGGGATCGAGTCTATATAGACTTCGAATCGGCCACGAAGTCAGCCAGAAGCCGGCGAAATCTTTTCAGCCCCGGCTCCGCCATCCTTCGTGGTCGCCCGCGGCCTTTCCTTCGGTGGGGCCGCATCCCGGCCGGGCGAGCAGCGGCCTCCAAGGCCCTTGCCCCGCGACGGGCACCGTCTTCGGACGACGCGTGTGACATGCAAGGGGGACATGGACATGACTGCGACCAGCGACAATTCCGACATCATCATCGGCACGCCGGGCGACGACGTCATCGATGCCGGCAACGGCAACGACGTGGTGAGCGGCGGCGGCGGTGACGACGTCATCAACGGCGGCAACGGCTTCGACGTGATCACCGGCGGCGCCGGCGACGACGTCATCGACGGCAGCGAGGGCTTCGACGTCATCGATGGCGGCGGCGACGCCGACTGGCTCCGCGGCGGCAATGGCGGCGATGTCGTCACCGGCGGCGAAGGCCATGACAGGATCGCCGGCGGCAACGGCGCCGATACGCTGGACGGCGGCGCGGGCGACGACCTGCTGCGCGGCGGCGCCGGGCCCGACATCCTCAGCGGCGGCGACGGACTCGACATCGCCAGCTATGCCGAAAGCGACGCCGCGGTCTCGATCAACCTGGCGACGCATGTGAACCACGGCGGCAACGCCGAGGGCGACGTCATCGCCGGCGATATCGAGACGATCCATGGCAGCCGCTTCGGCGACACGCTGACCGGCGACGCCGGCGACAACATCCTGCGCGGCCTGGGCGGCGACGACACGCTGGCTGGGGATGCCGGCACCGACCGCCTGGTCGGCGGCGACGGCAGCGATCGGATCGAGGGCGGCGCCGGCGCCGACACCCTCTACGGCGGCGCCGGCGCCGACCGCTTCGTCTATGCCGCGGCCGGCGACACCGGCGCCGATATCACCACCCGCGACGTCATCGGCGACTTCTCATCGGCCGATGGCGACAAGATCGACCTCTCCGGGATCGATGCCGACGGCGATGCCGGCAACGGCGACACCGCCTTCACCTTCATCGGCGAGGCCGCCTTCTCCGGCCAGGCCGGCGAGCTGCGCTTCGCATCTGCCGGCGGGCTCACCGCGGTCGTCGCCGATATCGACGGCGACGGCCAGGCCGACCTGTCGATCGCGCTGATCGGCGGCCAGGATCCGGTCGCCGACGACTTCGTGCTGTAGCGCCGGCAGCGGGACGGAACAAAGCGCGGGCGCCGCGGGTTGCCCGCCTCGTTCCGTCCCGTCCCGAGAGTCCGATGACCCGCCGCCTCCTGCCGATCGCCCTCGCCGCCGCCCTGCTCGCCGCCGGCTGCACCAATATGAGCCGCGAGGCCCAGGGCACGCTCAGCGGCGCCGGCATCGGCGCGGCGGGCGGCGTCGCGCTGACCGCGCTGACCGGCGGCAGCCTGCTGGCGGGCGGCGTGATCGGCGCCGCGGCCGGCGGCGTGGCCGGCAATCTGAAGAGCAAGGGCTATTGGTAGCCGGACCGGCGGCAGGGCGCTTCGATCCTCGCCGCCAGTAACCTTCCCGGTCCTGCGAATGAGTGTTTGATTATCCCCCCAGAAGGCGGAATACTCGTTCCGCCAATTCAGTCGGGAGGAAATAATGGTATCAATATCCATTAGACCCCTGCTTCTGGGGGCCGCGCTGATCGTCGCCGCGGCGGCGATGCCGGCCCGGGCCGGGGATGTCCCGCTGGTCACCGGGGAGCACTGGACCAAGGCGTCCGAGGCCGAGAAGAAGGCCTTCCTGGTCGGCGCCGCCAACGTCATCTCGGTCGAATACGAGCTGCGGAAGGACGACCGCCGCACCCGGCCGGGCATGATCAACGCCCTGATCACCAAGCTGCAGCCGATGTCGCTGACCGACATCTCCAAAGGCATCGACGACTACTACACCGCCCATCCGGACCAGCTGTCGCGGGCGGTGGTCGAGGTTATCGTCACCGACGTGGCCAAGATCGAACCCCGGCGGAAATAGGG comes from Inquilinus sp. Marseille-Q2685 and encodes:
- a CDS encoding FAD-binding oxidoreductase yields the protein MSRDALQALANVLGPDVVRFGDRIENRHGRDYNGLPFILPRALVSPRSVEDVCRALAVCHEYGQCVTVEGGGTGLTGGTRPDPDDVVLSLRRLAGVEDVDAVGGTLVALAGTPLSAVQEAARSAGWQCGIDIGARDACTIGGNVATNAGGSKVLRYGMTRENVLGLEAVLADGTVLRSLNKIPKNNAGFDWKHVFIGSEGIHGVITRVVLKLHPAPGRPRTALCGVSGVDAAMAVLKRIEQGLPGTLVAFEGMWPEFCSFAARATGNTFPLASQHQLCLLVECDCPLGETSSDAFDALIMELHEQHLIAEAVVANSEAQRQRLWKFRDATAYFNQYLPGHASFDIGFRPPGLGEATDALRAALQGRWPEATTLFFGHLGDGNLHIVLFANGHPSGFDAEAEELVYAVTASLGGTISAEHGIGRWKRPYLQFSRTAEEIEFMRVIKSTLDPRGILNPGRLL
- a CDS encoding IclR family transcriptional regulator produces the protein MATSRERGIDRVVAILEHLQARRGPVRMGELAKATGAPRSTLYEIVGRLTAARILEPAGDGGAVFFGRAVHYYAQTYVAGVDLLSRARREVLGLATETGETAQFCMLDGDKYVVMLNEPGRRTFRITSEVGIRLPIPWTASGRLLVAHMTAAEIAGFVPAEDFTLPSGERIEPKDFVAETEAARARGYAVTQELVDRFTRCLAAPVVDRDGRAVATLCLVTPLDTPEERQGALLDTLLAAARRLSLAPPGAVGL
- a CDS encoding transporter substrate-binding domain-containing protein, with the protein product MRIVTRTLLSAHTLTSVCAAALLLGTAGGALAADKLQEVLSRGKLIVGTGSTNPPWHFKTEQGDLAGFDIDIARIIAKGLFNDPSKVEFVVQSSDARIPNLTTDKVDITCQFITVTAARAQQVNFTIPYYREGVGLLLMKDGRYKSYDELKAAGSGVTVSVLQNVYAEAMVHAALPEAAVDQYESTDLMYEALNSGRADAAATDMSSLRWFMKQNPDRYVDAGYGWNPQTYSCAVKKGDQDWLNFVDTALHEAMTGVEFDTYAASFEQWFGQRPPAPAIGFPTEMR
- a CDS encoding amino acid ABC transporter permease, whose product is MNYQFNFGAVWDSRDLLLSGLALGLGLAVVSILIGCVIGLVGAFAATSRSRVARGLASGYVTFFRNLPILVILLFVFFALPRAGIRLDKIDSFVASLSVYAGAYLIEVFRAGIQSVPKGVVEAGTALGLRPMQIRRLLVAPLMLRNILPALGSNFISLFKDTSLAAAIAVPELTFYARKINTESFRVIETWLVTSLLYVCACTLIAFLLRRLEARLRLP
- a CDS encoding amino acid ABC transporter permease, which gives rise to MDAFLQQLWAARWALLDGAWLTVQISVVSIAAGTVFGVLVGLALTYGGRVLRWPARLFVDFIRGTPVLVLVLAAFYVLSVVGIQLTAVQAGIFALAVFCSSHVGEIVRGALQAIPPGQTEAAKSLGLGFRQTVVLVLLPQALRQILPSWVNTGTEMVKASTLLSVIGVTELLLTTKEVISRNYMSLQFYLFAAVVYFVVNFAIERLGKTLARRTALK
- a CDS encoding calcium-binding protein yields the protein MTATSDNSDIIIGTPGDDVIDAGNGNDVVSGGGGDDVINGGNGFDVITGGAGDDVIDGSEGFDVIDGGGDADWLRGGNGGDVVTGGEGHDRIAGGNGADTLDGGAGDDLLRGGAGPDILSGGDGLDIASYAESDAAVSINLATHVNHGGNAEGDVIAGDIETIHGSRFGDTLTGDAGDNILRGLGGDDTLAGDAGTDRLVGGDGSDRIEGGAGADTLYGGAGADRFVYAAAGDTGADITTRDVIGDFSSADGDKIDLSGIDADGDAGNGDTAFTFIGEAAFSGQAGELRFASAGGLTAVVADIDGDGQADLSIALIGGQDPVADDFVL